One Lacticaseibacillus rhamnosus genomic window carries:
- a CDS encoding CPBP family intramembrane glutamic endopeptidase: MSLQKHAFSIIGAYLVAFIANLLIFQILPVGRLSLGIVTLISMVALIIAILSERNLVIANAIEAPGVLAPQQRVFWGVMGIAGVLAAQLVGSWLETILFKMPQTSSQIHQQLSSMTTNPWYFLTIGLALPILEELAFRKVLFGNLVNVTGIFGGALIASLLFAVTQPGGHWLSATLVGLVLAYDYRHTGAISTPIIAHVGALWMVWLYYIAHAL; this comes from the coding sequence ATGTCACTTCAAAAACATGCTTTTTCTATTATTGGCGCCTACTTGGTTGCCTTCATCGCTAACCTCCTTATTTTTCAGATATTGCCGGTTGGGCGCCTTAGCCTTGGTATTGTTACCTTAATCAGTATGGTCGCACTCATTATCGCGATTTTGAGCGAGCGTAACTTAGTGATTGCCAACGCGATTGAAGCACCTGGCGTTCTTGCCCCGCAGCAACGCGTCTTCTGGGGCGTAATGGGCATTGCCGGTGTTTTGGCAGCGCAACTGGTTGGTTCGTGGCTTGAAACCATTTTATTCAAAATGCCGCAAACCAGCAGCCAAATTCATCAACAGCTTTCCAGTATGACGACTAATCCTTGGTACTTTTTGACCATTGGCTTAGCATTGCCGATCTTGGAAGAGTTGGCTTTTCGTAAAGTTCTGTTCGGTAATCTCGTCAATGTCACCGGTATCTTTGGCGGCGCGCTCATCGCCAGCCTCCTATTTGCCGTGACCCAACCCGGTGGCCACTGGCTTAGTGCAACTCTGGTCGGGTTGGTACTTGCTTACGATTATCGCCACACCGGCGCCATCAGCACACCGATCATCGCCCATGTCGGTGCCTTATGGATGGTTTGGCTTTATTACATTGCCCATGCCCTATAA